The proteins below come from a single Tachypleus tridentatus isolate NWPU-2018 chromosome 13, ASM421037v1, whole genome shotgun sequence genomic window:
- the LOC143240714 gene encoding uncharacterized protein LOC143240714 isoform X2, with amino-acid sequence MKARIATTSAPHFTTLETLKPTSPNITEPLTRISTPLTTTTTTTSTTTTPLLTTTPSTSSTTTTPPTTSTTTTPLTISTTTTPTTTSTTTTPPTISTTTTPTTTSTAEPVSNKSTVTTSSTSSIFVPSKAPLEKGNGKAVGLSGGAVAGIVIALVIGVALGVMGVITFFKTRNPSNYHEM; translated from the coding sequence ATGAAAGCTCGGATAGCTACTACATCAGCTCCACATTTTACAACTTTGGAGACACTGAAACCGACATCACCAAATATAACCGAACCATTGACAAGAATATCCACGCCACTgaccacaacaacaacaacgacttcaacCACGACAACACCATTGCTAACAACCACACCGTCAACTTCGAGTACAACAACCACACCGCCAACTACGAGTACAACAACCACACCTCTAACTATTAGTACGACAACCACACCGACAACTACGAGTACAACAACCACACCTCCAACTATTAGTACGACAACCACACCGACAACTACGAGTACAGCAGAACCAGTAAGCAACAAGTCCACAGTCACCACATCTTCGACAAGTTCGATATTCGTCCCTTCTAAGGCTCCATTAGAAAAAGGAAATGGTAAAGCTGTAGGATTGAGTGGTGGCGCTGTAGCAGGTATAGTGATTGCCTTGGTAATTGGTGTAGCCCTAGGTGTTATGGGAGTGATCACATTCTTTAAGACTAGAAATCCTAGTAATTATCACGAAATGTAA
- the LOC143240714 gene encoding uncharacterized protein LOC143240714 isoform X1 has product MVSCKVMIVSAVLLILAGTVIYFVVDYEMKARIATTSAPHFTTLETLKPTSPNITEPLTRISTPLTTTTTTTSTTTTPLLTTTPSTSSTTTTPPTTSTTTTPLTISTTTTPTTTSTTTTPPTISTTTTPTTTSTAEPVSNKSTVTTSSTSSIFVPSKAPLEKGNGKAVGLSGGAVAGIVIALVIGVALGVMGVITFFKTRNPSNYHEM; this is encoded by the exons ATGGTATCATGTAAAGTTATGATAGTTTCTGCTGTTCTCCTTATTTTAGCCGGAACTGTAATCTATTTTG ttGTAGATTACGAAATGAAAGCTCGGATAGCTACTACATCAGCTCCACATTTTACAACTTTGGAGACACTGAAACCGACATCACCAAATATAACCGAACCATTGACAAGAATATCCACGCCACTgaccacaacaacaacaacgacttcaacCACGACAACACCATTGCTAACAACCACACCGTCAACTTCGAGTACAACAACCACACCGCCAACTACGAGTACAACAACCACACCTCTAACTATTAGTACGACAACCACACCGACAACTACGAGTACAACAACCACACCTCCAACTATTAGTACGACAACCACACCGACAACTACGAGTACAGCAGAACCAGTAAGCAACAAGTCCACAGTCACCACATCTTCGACAAGTTCGATATTCGTCCCTTCTAAGGCTCCATTAGAAAAAGGAAATGGTAAAGCTGTAGGATTGAGTGGTGGCGCTGTAGCAGGTATAGTGATTGCCTTGGTAATTGGTGTAGCCCTAGGTGTTATGGGAGTGATCACATTCTTTAAGACTAGAAATCCTAGTAATTATCACGAAATGTAA